From Vibrio aerogenes, a single genomic window includes:
- the ilvN gene encoding acetolactate synthase small subunit: MRHIISLLLENQPGALSRVVGLFSQRGFNIETLTVSPTDDETLSRLNITTKATDMKLEQLQKQLHKLIDVLKVQEVTEFEHIERELMLVKVKAAGTARAEVQRMADIFRGQVVDVTASQFTIQMTGTTDKLDAFVETIADVTEVIEVARSGVVGVTRKERSLRA, encoded by the coding sequence ATGAGACACATAATTTCTTTATTACTGGAAAACCAGCCGGGTGCTTTGTCTCGTGTGGTCGGTCTGTTTTCACAACGTGGCTTTAACATTGAAACTCTCACGGTTTCTCCGACAGATGACGAAACGTTATCCCGGCTGAATATCACCACTAAAGCGACAGATATGAAGCTTGAACAGCTTCAGAAGCAACTGCATAAACTGATTGATGTGCTGAAAGTTCAGGAAGTGACCGAGTTTGAACACATTGAACGGGAACTGATGCTGGTAAAGGTGAAGGCGGCAGGCACAGCAAGAGCTGAAGTTCAGCGAATGGCTGATATCTTCAGAGGACAGGTTGTTGATGTGACTGCCTCACAATTTACAATTCAGATGACGGGAACCACAGATAAGCTGGATGCATTTGTCGAAACAATTGCGGATGTCACGGAAGTGATTGAAGTCGCCAGAAGTGGCGTGGTTGGTGTGACCCGTAAGGAAAGATCGTTACGGGCCTGA
- a CDS encoding YfcC family protein gives MTIQTAPETNKGGFLTRFKFPSAYTILFGLIIVVAALTWIVPAGQYDRAMNQELGKKVPVAGTYQPAEGNPQGIVDVLLAPIDGFYDHQSYEAAAIDVSLFVLIIGGFLGLVTKTGAIDAGIERITARLKGREELMIPILMALFAAGGTVYGMAEESLPFYSLLVPVMMAARFDPLVAAATILLGAGIGTLGSTINPFATVIAANAAGIPFTDGIWLRVAILLIGWIICVAYVMRYARKVRQDQSQSIVYDKYEDNQQHFLGNQSDELLEFTPRRKIILLIFALSFATMIYGVSVSGWWMAEISALFLTSTIIIGLIAGMSEEELTTSFIDGARDLLGVALIIGIARGIVVVMDRGMITDTILNAAEHIVSGLSSVIFINVMYWLELLLSFLVPSSSGLAVLSMPIMAPLADFAGVGRELVVTAYQSASGIVNLVTPTSAVVMGGLAIARVPYVSWVKWVAPLLGILCLFLMAMISIGAII, from the coding sequence ATGACGATCCAAACAGCACCTGAAACAAACAAAGGTGGATTTCTGACCAGATTTAAATTTCCTTCTGCTTACACCATTCTATTTGGTCTGATCATTGTTGTCGCTGCACTCACCTGGATCGTTCCTGCCGGTCAATATGATCGGGCAATGAATCAGGAGCTGGGTAAAAAAGTGCCTGTCGCCGGGACTTATCAACCCGCAGAGGGGAACCCACAAGGTATCGTTGACGTTCTGCTCGCACCCATTGATGGTTTCTACGACCATCAGAGTTATGAAGCTGCTGCTATTGATGTTTCTCTGTTTGTATTGATCATTGGTGGCTTTTTGGGGCTGGTGACTAAAACCGGTGCGATCGATGCCGGTATTGAACGGATTACCGCCCGTCTGAAAGGGCGGGAAGAACTGATGATCCCGATTTTAATGGCACTGTTTGCCGCGGGAGGAACCGTTTATGGGATGGCAGAGGAGTCGCTGCCTTTTTATTCATTGCTGGTTCCGGTCATGATGGCAGCCCGGTTTGATCCGCTTGTCGCTGCTGCCACCATTTTGCTGGGTGCCGGTATAGGAACACTGGGTTCGACCATTAACCCGTTTGCAACCGTTATTGCTGCAAATGCAGCTGGAATCCCATTTACTGATGGTATCTGGTTACGTGTCGCGATTCTGCTGATTGGCTGGATCATTTGTGTCGCATATGTGATGCGATATGCCAGGAAAGTCCGCCAGGATCAAAGCCAGTCGATCGTTTACGATAAATATGAAGACAATCAACAGCATTTTCTCGGCAACCAGAGCGACGAACTGCTTGAATTCACGCCCAGGAGAAAAATCATTCTGCTCATCTTCGCCCTGTCATTCGCTACAATGATTTATGGTGTGTCTGTCTCCGGCTGGTGGATGGCTGAGATTTCAGCCTTATTTCTGACATCAACGATAATTATCGGACTGATTGCAGGGATGAGTGAAGAAGAACTCACCACCAGCTTTATTGATGGTGCCAGAGATCTGCTGGGAGTTGCCCTGATTATCGGCATCGCCAGAGGCATCGTGGTAGTGATGGATCGGGGGATGATTACCGATACAATTCTCAATGCTGCAGAGCACATTGTCTCGGGGCTTTCTTCGGTTATTTTTATTAATGTCATGTACTGGCTGGAGCTGCTGTTGTCGTTTCTTGTCCCCTCATCTTCCGGTCTCGCTGTGCTTTCCATGCCAATCATGGCACCACTGGCTGATTTTGCCGGGGTCGGGCGGGAGCTGGTCGTAACGGCGTATCAGTCTGCCTCCGGGATTGTCAATTTAGTCACCCCAACATCAGCCGTGGTGATGGGCGGGCTGGCTATCGCCAGAGTCCCTTATGTCAGCTGGGTCAAATGGGTGGCACCGCTCCTTGGAATCCTGTGTTTGTTCCTGATGGCAATGATTAGTATTGGGGCAATCATCTAA
- the arcA gene encoding arginine deiminase, translating into MSRLYVGSEIGQLRRVLVHRPKRALTHLTPSNCHDLLFDDVLAVERAGEEHDIFTRTLSDQGVEVLFLTGLLAETLDIPEAKAWLLNTQVSDHRFGATFANDLRCYLNDLPHLKLSKILTGGLPASEVPFQSSSILQSMYKPTDFIIEPLPNHLFTRDTSCWVYGGVSINPMAKVARQRETNHLRAIYRWHPDFAGSDFIKYFGDEQQHYDRSTIEGGDVLVIGRGAVLIGMSERTTSQGVEHLASSLFQSGQAKKVIALELPKDRSCMHLDTVMTHVREDTFSVYPNVIPDDVACWSLTGDEAGYIRAKQESSYIHAIEKALGVGKLSMITTGGDSFEAEREQWNDANNVLTIRPGVVIGYERNTYTNEKYDKAGITVLPIPGDELGRGRGGARCMSCPVERDGI; encoded by the coding sequence ATGAGTCGTTTATATGTAGGATCTGAAATAGGTCAGTTACGCCGGGTATTAGTTCATCGCCCAAAACGAGCACTGACCCATTTGACACCATCGAATTGCCATGACCTGTTGTTTGATGATGTGCTTGCGGTGGAAAGAGCCGGTGAAGAGCATGACATATTTACCCGGACATTATCCGATCAAGGCGTTGAAGTACTCTTTCTGACCGGGCTGCTGGCTGAAACGCTTGATATACCTGAAGCAAAAGCATGGTTACTGAATACACAGGTCTCAGATCATCGTTTTGGGGCGACATTCGCGAATGATCTACGCTGTTATCTGAATGATTTGCCTCATCTTAAACTGTCAAAAATTCTGACGGGTGGTTTACCTGCGTCCGAAGTGCCATTTCAGTCGTCTTCGATATTACAGTCCATGTATAAGCCAACGGATTTTATTATTGAGCCCCTGCCAAATCATTTATTTACCCGTGATACTTCATGCTGGGTATATGGTGGTGTTTCGATTAATCCGATGGCGAAGGTTGCCCGCCAGCGTGAAACTAACCATTTGAGAGCGATTTATCGCTGGCATCCGGATTTTGCCGGTAGTGATTTCATTAAATACTTCGGTGATGAGCAGCAGCATTATGATCGCTCAACTATTGAAGGGGGCGATGTATTGGTGATCGGCCGCGGAGCAGTGCTGATTGGCATGTCTGAGCGGACGACCTCTCAGGGTGTGGAACACTTGGCGTCTTCTCTCTTTCAGAGTGGTCAGGCGAAAAAAGTTATTGCACTTGAATTGCCGAAAGATCGTTCCTGCATGCATCTTGATACCGTGATGACTCACGTTCGTGAAGATACTTTCTCTGTCTATCCAAATGTGATTCCGGATGATGTGGCCTGTTGGTCGCTGACAGGGGATGAAGCGGGTTATATCCGTGCGAAACAAGAATCCTCTTACATCCATGCGATTGAGAAAGCATTAGGGGTTGGCAAGCTCAGTATGATTACGACTGGCGGAGACAGTTTTGAAGCTGAACGTGAGCAGTGGAATGACGCCAATAATGTTCTGACGATTCGTCCGGGTGTTGTGATTGGGTATGAGCGAAATACTTACACCAATGAAAAGTATGACAAAGCCGGGATTACCGTCTTACCCATACCGGGTGATGAGCTTGGCCGTGGCCGGGGTGGTGCACGCTGTATGAGTTGTCCTGTTGAACGGGATGGTATCTGA
- the arcC gene encoding carbamate kinase: MTKKTVVVALGGNALLRRGEPLEADIQRHNIEIAVHTIAQIAREYNVVLVHGNGPQVGLLALQGMSYQAVNPYPLDVLGSETQGMIGYMLMQEFKNTMPESQVSCLLTQMTVDPADPAFANPTKPIGPVYSREEAIELAEKYCWTVKPDGQYFRRVVPSPLPTGIVEAEAIHQLITEGHIVICTGGGGIPVKYENGKLTGVEAVIDKDMSAAFLARQIGADALLILTDADGVYLDWGTPAQTRLQATTPKALKRYQFDAGSMGPKIEASCEFIRQGGKVVGIGALKDGLKILEGTAGTCITHD, from the coding sequence ATGACGAAGAAAACAGTTGTCGTTGCATTGGGGGGAAACGCTCTGCTGCGGCGTGGCGAGCCGCTTGAGGCTGATATCCAGCGCCATAATATTGAAATCGCCGTTCACACCATTGCGCAAATTGCCCGTGAATATAACGTGGTGTTGGTGCACGGTAATGGTCCTCAGGTGGGGTTGCTGGCACTGCAGGGCATGTCTTATCAGGCTGTTAATCCTTATCCGCTGGATGTGCTTGGCAGTGAAACGCAGGGAATGATTGGCTATATGCTCATGCAAGAGTTTAAAAACACCATGCCTGAGAGTCAGGTCTCCTGCCTGCTGACGCAAATGACCGTGGATCCGGCGGATCCTGCATTTGCGAATCCCACAAAACCAATTGGGCCGGTTTACAGCAGAGAAGAAGCGATTGAACTGGCAGAGAAATATTGCTGGACGGTGAAGCCGGATGGTCAATATTTTCGCCGTGTGGTTCCCAGTCCTTTGCCGACCGGTATTGTTGAAGCTGAAGCGATTCATCAGCTGATCACTGAAGGACATATTGTCATTTGTACCGGTGGTGGCGGGATTCCTGTGAAGTATGAAAACGGAAAGCTGACAGGTGTTGAAGCTGTGATTGATAAAGATATGTCAGCCGCTTTTCTGGCCAGACAAATCGGAGCTGATGCATTGTTGATCCTGACGGATGCGGATGGTGTGTATCTGGATTGGGGGACCCCGGCACAGACCCGGTTGCAGGCAACAACGCCGAAAGCACTGAAGCGTTATCAGTTCGATGCGGGGTCTATGGGGCCAAAAATTGAAGCGTCCTGTGAATTTATTCGCCAGGGGGGGAAAGTTGTTGGCATTGGTGCCTTAAAAGATGGACTGAAGATTCTGGAAGGTACTGCCGGAACCTGTATTACTCACGATTAA
- the argF gene encoding ornithine carbamoyltransferase — protein sequence MAFNLRNRNFLKLLDFSSREIQHFLDLAIALKKAKYNGYEQPRLAGKNIALIFEKTSTRTRCAFEVAAFDQGAQVSYLAPSGSQIGHKESMKDTARVLGRMYDGIEYRGFGQEIVEELGEYAGVPVWNGLTNEFHPTQILADFMTMLEHSRGKQLHEVSFAYLGDARNNMGNSLMVGAAKMGMDIRLVAPKQFWPEDQLVATCRDIAQKTGGKITLTEEVNEGVQGCDFLYTDVWVSMGESQEAWDERVKLMTPYQVNMDVIKATHNPAVKLMHCLPAFHNDETTVGKEVAEKYGMSGLEVTEEVFESDYSIVFDEAENRMHTIKAVMVATLGD from the coding sequence ATGGCTTTTAATTTACGTAACCGTAATTTTTTGAAACTATTAGATTTTTCATCCCGTGAGATCCAGCATTTTCTGGATCTGGCCATTGCCCTGAAAAAAGCAAAATATAATGGGTATGAACAGCCCCGTCTGGCCGGTAAAAACATTGCGCTGATTTTTGAAAAAACCTCAACCAGAACTCGTTGTGCATTTGAAGTTGCCGCATTTGATCAGGGGGCACAGGTGTCTTATCTGGCACCATCTGGTTCTCAGATTGGTCACAAAGAATCAATGAAAGATACCGCAAGGGTACTTGGCCGCATGTATGACGGCATTGAGTATCGCGGGTTTGGTCAGGAGATTGTAGAAGAGTTGGGAGAATATGCTGGTGTCCCAGTCTGGAATGGACTGACCAATGAGTTTCATCCGACTCAGATTCTGGCGGACTTCATGACGATGCTGGAACACAGCCGGGGAAAACAGCTTCACGAAGTTTCATTTGCTTATCTTGGTGATGCCAGAAACAACATGGGAAACTCCCTGATGGTGGGGGCGGCAAAAATGGGGATGGATATCCGGCTGGTCGCACCGAAACAATTTTGGCCAGAGGATCAGCTGGTAGCCACATGCCGGGATATTGCGCAGAAAACCGGCGGAAAAATTACCCTGACTGAAGAGGTCAATGAAGGGGTTCAGGGGTGTGACTTCCTGTACACCGATGTTTGGGTCTCGATGGGAGAATCTCAGGAAGCGTGGGATGAACGGGTCAAACTCATGACACCTTATCAGGTTAATATGGATGTGATTAAGGCAACCCACAACCCGGCGGTCAAATTGATGCACTGTTTACCTGCGTTCCACAATGATGAAACAACGGTGGGTAAAGAAGTGGCTGAAAAATATGGCATGTCAGGTCTGGAAGTCACCGAGGAGGTTTTTGAGTCTGACTACTCAATTGTATTTGATGAAGCGGAAAACCGGATGCATACCATCAAAGCGGTGATGGTTGCGACGTTGGGAGACTAA
- a CDS encoding arginine repressor, producing the protein MRRQIVQEEGSGREDSLLSVCKRLLQQQSFSNQGELRVRLEELGYTGISQSTVSRLLLQLGVVKAKNACGKKVYCITVETAPVNVKSSIASQIEFITHNQSMVVVKTYPGSAQLVARLVDSDPHREILGTVGGNDTVIIIPRDIEAIENCEHVVKQRLGVA; encoded by the coding sequence GTGAGAAGGCAAATCGTTCAGGAGGAAGGCTCAGGCAGAGAAGACTCACTATTATCTGTTTGTAAGCGGTTACTACAGCAGCAAAGTTTTTCAAATCAGGGAGAGCTCAGGGTGAGGCTGGAAGAGCTTGGCTATACCGGGATTAGTCAGTCGACCGTTTCGCGTTTATTGCTCCAGCTGGGCGTTGTGAAGGCGAAAAATGCATGCGGTAAAAAAGTGTACTGCATTACGGTTGAAACGGCGCCAGTGAATGTGAAGTCATCCATTGCATCTCAGATTGAGTTTATTACTCATAATCAGTCGATGGTGGTGGTAAAAACTTATCCGGGCAGTGCTCAGCTGGTGGCCAGACTGGTCGATTCAGATCCACACCGGGAGATCCTTGGTACTGTCGGCGGGAATGATACCGTAATTATCATTCCGCGTGATATTGAAGCCATTGAAAACTGTGAACATGTCGTGAAACAGCGACTGGGTGTGGCATAA